Below is a window of Flavobacterium sp. N2820 DNA.
AGGAATTATTAAATATGGTGACGATTTCATGCACTCTATGGAAAATGGAGGATGGGATTTGTCTAAAGTAGATATGCCAGGAATGAGAGAGTCTAAAGCTACTTTCGTTTTCGGACAAATGAATGAGCCACCTGGAGCTCGTGCTCGTGTAGCACTTTCAGGATTATCTATCGCTGAATATTTCCGTGATGGAGCTGGATCTGACCAAGGTAAAGATGTATTATTCTTCGTTGATAATATCTTCCGTTTTACACAAGCAGGTTCTGAAGTATCGGCTTTATTAGGTCGTATGCCATCTGCAGTAGGGTACCAACCTACATTAGCAACTGAAATGGGTGCGATGCAAGAGCGTATTACTTCAACTAAAAAAGGATCTATTACATCTGTACAAGCGGTTTACGTTCCTGCGGATGACTTAACTGACCCTGCACCAGCAACAACGTTTGCTCACTTAGATGCAACAACAGTATTGTCTCGTAAAATTGCTGAGTTAGGTATTTATCCTGCGGTAGATCCATTAGATTCTACTTCTCGTATCTTAACTCCAGAAATCTTAGGTGCTGAACATTATGACTGTGCTCAAAGAGTAAAAGAGATTCTTCAAAAATACAAACAATTACAAGATATCATCGCCATCTTAGGTATGGAAGAGTTATCTGAAGAAGATAAATTATCAGTATCTCGTGCACGTCGTGTACAACGTTTCTTATCTCAGCCTTTCCACGTAGCGGAGCAATTTACTGGTATTCCAGGAGTATTGGTTGATATCAAAGAAACTATCAAAGGATTTAATATGATTATGGATGGTGAATTAGATCACTTACCAGAAGCAGCGTTTAACCTTAAAGGTACTATCGAAGAAGCTATTGAAGCTGGACAAAAAATGTTAGCAGAAGCATAATTTAGTGTTCAGTGTTCAGTCACAGTATTCAGTTACTTGCTAATCACTAATCACTATTCACTAATCACTAAGAAATATGATTTTAGAAATAGTATCACCAGAAGCTACATTGTTTAAAGGAGAAGTTACTTCGGTAGCAGTTCCTGGAATTAACGGTGAGTTTCAAATGCTAAATAATCACGCACCAATTGTTTCATTATTAGCAAAAGGGAATGTGAAAATCAATGCTCAAAACATTAAAATTGAAAAAGAATTCGTTTCTAAATTCAATAAAGTTAATGAGCAAACGTATTGGTTACCTATTAATTCTGGTACCATCGAAATGAATGAAAACAAGATTATTGTTTTAGCCGACTAAGACAATAGATTTATAGTAAAAAGTCCTGCAAATTGCGGGACTTTTTTGTTTTATCAATTTAAAGACAAGAAATGATTGCTATAATGAATAATTGCTTTTTCTTTTAGCAAAATATCAGTACCAATAAT
It encodes the following:
- a CDS encoding F0F1 ATP synthase subunit epsilon, producing the protein MILEIVSPEATLFKGEVTSVAVPGINGEFQMLNNHAPIVSLLAKGNVKINAQNIKIEKEFVSKFNKVNEQTYWLPINSGTIEMNENKIIVLAD
- the atpD gene encoding F0F1 ATP synthase subunit beta, with protein sequence MSRITGKVAQIIGPVVDVVFNDSNNELPKIYDSLEITKKDGTLLVLEVQSHIGENTVRTISMDSTDGLARGVEVVATGAPIQMPIGADVFGRLFNVIGDAIDGLGDLPKAGANGLPIHRTAPKFEDLSTSSEVLFTGIKVIDLIEPYAKGGKIGLFGGAGVGKTVLIQELINNIAKGHGGLSVFAGVGERTREGNDLLREMLESGIIKYGDDFMHSMENGGWDLSKVDMPGMRESKATFVFGQMNEPPGARARVALSGLSIAEYFRDGAGSDQGKDVLFFVDNIFRFTQAGSEVSALLGRMPSAVGYQPTLATEMGAMQERITSTKKGSITSVQAVYVPADDLTDPAPATTFAHLDATTVLSRKIAELGIYPAVDPLDSTSRILTPEILGAEHYDCAQRVKEILQKYKQLQDIIAILGMEELSEEDKLSVSRARRVQRFLSQPFHVAEQFTGIPGVLVDIKETIKGFNMIMDGELDHLPEAAFNLKGTIEEAIEAGQKMLAEA